A genomic segment from Tuwongella immobilis encodes:
- a CDS encoding nucleotidyl transferase family protein — protein MADLIAPHGGLSALVNRTVPAAEIADFTAKAATLPKLTVSDADLSSLYRMADGGLSPLTGPMTREVFDRVLQEEVILSEGGKYAWTIPIAFPVDAEQAKTLKVGETIALVNSKDEIVGTLDLQDVYPWDKVAYNTSVYATPRMDHPGARIALSDPREYLVGGTVRVLPQPKNPSYGDLVLSPTETRALFAAKKFQRVVAFQTRNALHRAHEYALVVGLERLTREGFFTGAVLNPLVGETKSDDVDAVTRMKTYRALIDNKALGQGDTDDELWAKVGRPFSDHVLLIGLDIKMFYAGPKEAVMHAIYRQNFGFTDIIIGRKHADAPYDDKSEIWDGLAAHRKFDELKGTLLIQPVKVGFAAYYAELGRVGLVEEHAPKGWKAVSISGSELREKFRRGELPDPGVMRPETARVLIESMKGS, from the coding sequence ATGGCCGATTTGATTGCCCCGCATGGTGGGCTGAGCGCGTTGGTGAATCGCACGGTTCCGGCTGCTGAAATCGCCGATTTCACCGCCAAGGCGGCCACGCTGCCCAAGTTGACGGTCAGCGACGCCGATCTGTCCAGCCTGTATCGCATGGCCGACGGCGGCCTGTCTCCGCTGACCGGCCCGATGACCCGCGAAGTCTTTGACCGCGTGCTCCAAGAAGAAGTCATCCTCAGCGAAGGCGGCAAGTACGCTTGGACGATCCCCATTGCGTTCCCGGTCGATGCCGAACAAGCCAAGACTCTGAAGGTGGGCGAAACCATCGCCCTGGTCAACAGCAAGGATGAAATCGTCGGCACGCTGGATCTGCAAGACGTATACCCTTGGGACAAAGTGGCTTACAACACGAGCGTCTACGCCACGCCGCGCATGGATCACCCCGGCGCTCGCATCGCGCTGAGCGATCCCCGCGAATATCTGGTCGGTGGCACGGTTCGCGTGTTGCCCCAACCGAAGAACCCCAGCTATGGCGATCTGGTGCTCAGCCCCACCGAAACCCGCGCGCTGTTTGCCGCCAAGAAGTTCCAGCGCGTCGTTGCCTTCCAAACCCGCAACGCGCTGCACCGGGCACATGAATACGCACTGGTGGTGGGCCTGGAACGGCTGACCCGCGAAGGCTTCTTCACCGGCGCGGTGCTCAATCCGCTCGTCGGCGAAACCAAGTCCGACGATGTGGACGCCGTCACCCGCATGAAGACCTACCGGGCGTTAATCGACAACAAAGCCCTCGGCCAAGGCGACACCGACGACGAACTGTGGGCCAAAGTCGGACGACCGTTCAGCGATCACGTTCTGCTGATCGGCCTGGATATTAAGATGTTTTACGCCGGTCCGAAGGAAGCGGTGATGCACGCCATCTATCGCCAAAACTTCGGTTTCACCGACATCATCATTGGCCGCAAGCACGCCGATGCCCCATACGATGACAAGTCGGAAATTTGGGACGGGCTGGCCGCCCATCGCAAGTTCGACGAACTCAAGGGGACGCTGCTGATTCAGCCGGTGAAGGTCGGATTCGCCGCCTACTATGCCGAGTTGGGCCGCGTCGGGCTGGTGGAAGAACATGCGCCCAAGGGTTGGAAGGCCGTTTCGATCAGCGGATCGGAACTGCGGGAAAAATTCCGCCGTGGCGAACTCCCCGACCCTGGCGTGATGCGCCCCGAAACCGCCCGCGTGCTCATCGAAAGCATGAAGGGTAGCTAA
- a CDS encoding 2Fe-2S iron-sulfur cluster-binding protein, translating into MAGVNPYIAKAKVVLPTQKFTLTIIHAETNEKTVVEVDPAQIPFGRTGLEGSIMDLAFGADVEIDHACGGVCACATCHVIVNEGLNSCNAATDDEEDQLDSARGLTPESRLACQCVPNGTQNVTVTIPSWNKNLVKEGH; encoded by the coding sequence ATGGCCGGGGTCAATCCCTATATTGCGAAGGCAAAAGTCGTTTTGCCGACTCAGAAATTTACGCTTACGATTATCCACGCAGAAACGAATGAAAAAACGGTGGTTGAGGTCGATCCGGCACAAATTCCGTTTGGCCGGACGGGGCTAGAAGGCAGTATCATGGACTTAGCCTTCGGGGCGGATGTCGAGATCGACCATGCCTGCGGGGGAGTCTGTGCGTGTGCCACGTGTCATGTGATTGTCAACGAAGGGTTGAATTCCTGCAACGCGGCCACCGATGACGAAGAAGATCAACTCGATTCCGCGCGGGGGTTGACCCCCGAATCTCGGTTGGCGTGTCAATGCGTGCCCAATGGAACGCAAAATGTCACCGTGACGATTCCGTCGTGGAACAAAAATTTGGTCAAGGAAGGTCATTGA
- a CDS encoding YdjY domain-containing protein, which translates to MNTSIFRAVWLTVLTSVGMLSGLAAQPAPVPADEGERAPTPPPTLPADVKLTPLNPGKTLFLEKMANGKRRVWVQAVVCLREGPLEVFLCKKNTKEHEAILSADIDARDLHMALIVCGAKPGSPVQFVPTYQPANGSKVDVSIAMNDKDGKLKQLSAREWIRNIRTKKDMDQLWVFAGSRFLKNPDDPKMPPYYTANNGEIISLSNFVDSMLDLPVKSSRETADLLFEAQTEKIPPLATTVYVILEPKE; encoded by the coding sequence ATGAACACATCAATCTTCCGAGCCGTTTGGCTCACCGTACTCACATCCGTCGGTATGCTCTCGGGATTGGCCGCCCAGCCCGCTCCCGTGCCCGCCGACGAGGGCGAACGCGCCCCCACGCCACCCCCCACCTTGCCGGCCGACGTGAAGCTCACCCCGCTGAACCCCGGCAAGACGCTGTTTCTGGAGAAAATGGCCAACGGCAAACGCCGCGTTTGGGTGCAGGCGGTGGTCTGCCTCCGCGAAGGGCCGCTCGAAGTGTTCCTGTGCAAGAAGAATACCAAGGAACACGAAGCGATTCTCTCCGCAGATATCGATGCCCGAGATTTGCACATGGCGTTGATTGTCTGCGGTGCCAAGCCAGGCTCGCCCGTGCAATTCGTCCCGACCTATCAGCCAGCGAATGGATCGAAGGTCGATGTATCGATTGCGATGAACGACAAAGATGGGAAGCTGAAGCAGCTTTCCGCACGGGAGTGGATTCGGAACATCCGCACCAAAAAGGACATGGATCAATTGTGGGTATTTGCCGGGAGCCGCTTTCTGAAGAATCCCGACGATCCGAAGATGCCCCCGTATTACACCGCGAATAACGGTGAGATTATCAGTTTGTCGAATTTTGTCGATTCGATGCTGGATCTGCCGGTGAAGTCGTCTCGCGAGACCGCCGATCTGTTGTTCGAGGCCCAAACCGAGAAGATTCCTCCTTTGGCCACAACGGTTTACGTCATTTTGGAGCCGAAGGAATAA
- a CDS encoding patatin-like phospholipase family protein produces MRWQNRIGMILLSLVAGCMPYRQIAAETVVESPAAVAAVPTPATDPLPDEGDLVHLVKRTRERIAQVDRQLAPPVGPMPATPRGPRSILALSGGGRNGAFTAGVLAGWTLSGTRPQFDIVTGVSTGALIAPLAFLGPEYDSVMAHEYTNVTDRDIFRVRLLPLLFRRQSLTDVSPLRDRLGRIVTEPFLDAIAQRHRTGARLYIGTTDLSRKQLVIWDLGAVAASGHPQRRERFIALLLASCAVPGLFPPVSIELLRGGEPVTEMHVDGGVIASSFVEPFMLSDGQTGFVPADVYVISAGRVGMSQSTVRPVVWNILTESMVAVLQARTHADLIGTYLLAEMTGGRFFLSALHPSEMRGNNSLSFEPREMRRLYQLGVADGQAQRWRTTPPGLSTEEQRRPRDASVFPN; encoded by the coding sequence ATGCGCTGGCAAAACCGGATTGGAATGATTCTGTTGAGCCTGGTCGCGGGCTGCATGCCGTATCGGCAAATCGCGGCGGAAACCGTTGTGGAATCACCGGCTGCGGTGGCCGCCGTGCCGACACCGGCAACGGATCCGCTCCCCGATGAGGGGGATTTGGTCCATTTGGTGAAGCGGACTCGGGAGCGGATTGCGCAGGTGGATCGGCAGTTGGCCCCGCCAGTTGGGCCGATGCCCGCCACGCCTCGCGGTCCGCGCTCGATTTTGGCGCTTTCCGGCGGCGGTCGAAATGGAGCCTTCACGGCAGGTGTGCTGGCCGGTTGGACGCTCAGCGGCACCCGACCGCAATTCGACATTGTCACGGGAGTAAGCACCGGAGCGCTGATTGCGCCGCTGGCGTTCCTGGGGCCGGAATATGATTCGGTCATGGCCCATGAATATACGAACGTCACCGATCGCGATATTTTTCGAGTCCGGTTGTTGCCGTTGTTGTTTCGACGACAATCGCTGACCGATGTCAGCCCGTTGCGGGATCGATTGGGGCGAATTGTCACCGAACCCTTTTTGGATGCCATTGCGCAACGGCATCGCACCGGGGCACGGCTGTATATCGGCACCACCGATCTGAGCCGTAAACAGTTGGTAATCTGGGACTTAGGTGCAGTCGCAGCATCGGGACACCCGCAACGGCGCGAGCGATTCATCGCCTTGTTGTTGGCGTCGTGCGCGGTGCCGGGATTGTTTCCGCCGGTGTCGATTGAGCTACTGCGGGGTGGCGAGCCGGTGACGGAGATGCACGTGGATGGCGGGGTGATTGCCTCCAGCTTTGTCGAACCGTTTATGCTGTCGGATGGGCAAACGGGCTTTGTGCCTGCGGATGTGTATGTGATTTCCGCTGGGCGAGTGGGGATGAGTCAATCGACGGTGCGGCCGGTGGTGTGGAATATTTTGACCGAATCGATGGTGGCCGTATTGCAAGCGCGGACGCATGCGGATCTGATTGGTACGTATTTACTCGCGGAGATGACCGGGGGACGATTCTTTCTCTCGGCATTGCATCCGAGCGAAATGCGTGGCAATAACTCATTATCGTTTGAACCCCGCGAGATGCGGCGACTGTACCAGCTGGGGGTGGCCGATGGGCAAGCCCAGCGCTGGCGCACGACGCCACCGGGGTTATCCACCGAGGAGCAACGCCGCCCACGGGATGCGTCGGTATTCCCAAATTGA
- a CDS encoding RrF2 family transcriptional regulator produces MLFSKKAEYACVAMLDLAVRHQSPQPVRLKAIADANEIPDRFLVQIMLQLKGAGLVLSTRGASGGYLLATPPDKISLASIIDVIDRTDPPPPETVSPTASILVRTIREAWGDILQAQRRILETTTLADLVRRSETVNDFAYQI; encoded by the coding sequence ATGTTGTTTTCCAAAAAAGCCGAGTATGCCTGTGTGGCCATGTTGGATCTGGCGGTGCGGCACCAAAGCCCGCAGCCGGTTCGACTCAAAGCCATTGCCGATGCCAACGAAATTCCCGACCGCTTCCTGGTGCAGATCATGCTGCAACTCAAGGGGGCAGGGCTGGTGCTGAGCACCCGTGGGGCATCCGGTGGCTATCTGCTGGCGACCCCGCCGGACAAAATTTCCCTGGCGTCGATTATCGACGTGATTGACCGCACCGACCCACCGCCACCGGAAACCGTCAGCCCCACGGCGTCGATTCTGGTGCGGACGATCCGCGAGGCTTGGGGGGACATCCTGCAAGCCCAACGGCGGATCTTAGAGACAACGACGCTGGCGGATCTGGTCCGTCGCTCGGAAACGGTCAATGATTTTGCGTATCAGATTTGA
- a CDS encoding P-loop NTPase family protein: MSIVRPLSAAECPLAQHLPEAATKQLLELFNSCVTRVDEVGRDMSSFINRDDLSGLMHTLHRLRDGLTRERYRVGFLGTSSAGKSTIFNKVLKEEIAKSGSGDATTSLPSRLFRSPEGGANSCQLVYLTPEQYLSRRKRLAQAIGIGTPPAPNAELLTLLKEPQSFRASDGGSSKPFLEHDLHYLTAFLHSYDQFGRTLVKAPVAAETVAFDARADFINHSSKGGHNDASKNLLMAEARIQITNPNLPNNLEMCDLPGLNSKRTVDNLITEDFLQELDGAFVFVNVAENFFNASVSEILLRLKAKFGDDLSGRVWVVFNKCDSLSRAHYQPPANSNSVFDNIARFLKENQVPVSQICFTSAALNNLADATTGKADIFGVVLTLRAISETHTIEEPIPANCPADFRPVYQSFLDDGGILRLRELIQHQVGKSVAAKMRADAEAELERFLSEFNRRVEIERRRTKGGRQMAGQALMCRNEIITLREALGGRSHEFPLMSELATFLREKLHAALFPDPNYHRILEKMSLAELRHEFQIHSTRLEETLHDVLTGDVIDKFYAEIAGRLEKLPPVEIGTQPGGCQGAWQVFRAADRRVEVWQNALFPTFQSTEFFDTLNANRNFDALSGRHYLDLLDEKIQTCVYQTMHSIRTRLRFRLRELERELNLLIIQPTAGVAVGAAS; the protein is encoded by the coding sequence ATGAGCATTGTTCGTCCGTTATCTGCTGCCGAGTGTCCGTTGGCTCAGCATTTGCCCGAGGCTGCGACCAAACAGCTTCTCGAGTTGTTCAATTCGTGCGTTACCCGCGTCGACGAAGTGGGCCGCGACATGTCCAGCTTCATCAACCGCGACGACCTTTCCGGGCTGATGCACACGCTGCATCGGCTCCGGGATGGACTCACCCGCGAGCGCTATCGTGTGGGGTTTCTGGGCACCTCCAGCGCCGGAAAATCAACGATTTTCAACAAGGTGCTGAAGGAGGAAATCGCCAAATCCGGCAGCGGCGACGCCACCACCAGCCTGCCCAGCCGACTATTCCGCTCCCCGGAAGGCGGCGCGAATTCGTGCCAACTGGTCTACCTGACCCCCGAACAATACCTCAGCCGCCGCAAGCGATTGGCCCAGGCCATTGGCATCGGCACGCCCCCGGCCCCGAACGCCGAACTGCTGACGCTGCTGAAAGAGCCGCAATCATTCCGGGCATCGGATGGTGGCAGCAGTAAGCCGTTCCTGGAACACGACTTACACTATCTGACGGCATTCTTGCACAGCTACGATCAATTCGGTCGCACACTGGTGAAAGCGCCAGTCGCGGCGGAAACCGTCGCATTCGATGCCCGTGCGGACTTCATCAATCACTCGTCCAAGGGTGGGCATAATGATGCCAGTAAAAACCTGCTGATGGCCGAGGCCCGCATCCAGATTACCAACCCGAATCTGCCCAATAATCTGGAGATGTGCGATCTGCCCGGCCTGAATTCCAAGCGCACGGTGGATAATCTGATCACCGAAGATTTTCTGCAAGAACTGGACGGAGCGTTTGTCTTCGTCAATGTCGCGGAAAACTTCTTCAATGCTTCGGTTTCGGAAATTCTGCTCCGCCTGAAGGCGAAATTCGGCGACGATCTCAGCGGTCGCGTCTGGGTGGTGTTCAACAAATGCGATTCGTTGTCACGGGCACACTATCAGCCGCCCGCGAATTCGAATTCGGTGTTCGACAACATTGCTCGATTTTTGAAGGAAAATCAGGTTCCCGTCTCGCAGATTTGCTTCACATCCGCGGCATTGAATAATCTCGCCGATGCGACCACGGGCAAAGCCGACATTTTTGGCGTGGTTTTGACGTTGCGGGCGATTTCTGAAACGCACACAATCGAAGAACCGATTCCGGCGAATTGCCCGGCGGATTTTCGGCCCGTGTATCAGTCGTTCTTGGATGATGGCGGGATTTTACGGCTGCGGGAATTGATCCAACATCAAGTGGGGAAATCGGTTGCGGCCAAGATGCGAGCCGATGCCGAGGCGGAACTCGAACGGTTCCTCTCCGAATTCAATCGTCGTGTGGAGATCGAACGCCGTCGCACCAAGGGCGGTCGGCAAATGGCGGGCCAAGCGCTGATGTGCCGAAACGAAATCATCACGCTGCGCGAAGCCCTCGGTGGCCGATCGCATGAATTCCCGTTGATGAGCGAACTGGCCACATTCCTGCGCGAAAAGTTGCACGCGGCGTTGTTTCCCGATCCGAATTATCATCGCATCCTGGAAAAAATGTCGCTGGCAGAACTGCGGCACGAATTTCAGATCCATTCCACGCGTTTGGAAGAAACCCTGCACGATGTGCTAACCGGGGATGTGATCGACAAATTCTATGCAGAAATCGCAGGCCGCTTGGAGAAACTCCCGCCCGTGGAAATCGGCACCCAACCCGGCGGCTGCCAAGGTGCCTGGCAAGTCTTTCGGGCGGCCGATCGTCGTGTGGAAGTCTGGCAGAATGCGCTGTTTCCGACGTTCCAATCCACGGAATTCTTCGACACGCTGAACGCGAATCGCAATTTCGATGCGCTCTCGGGTCGCCATTATTTGGATCTGCTGGACGAAAAGATCCAAACCTGCGTCTATCAAACCATGCACTCGATCCGAACCCGTCTCCGATTCCGACTGCGGGAATTGGAGCGTGAGTTGAATTTGTTGATTATTCAACCAACCGCTGGGGTCGCAGTGGGTGCTGCTTCCTGA
- a CDS encoding DUF1559 domain-containing protein, with translation MSPRTRLRQAFTLIELLVVIAIIAILIGLLLPAVQKVREAAARMKCQNNLKQIGLALHGYHDAMNEFPAPRPLNPTNRQAGGYTAYQWNLLPASTESLGGWMVRILPYLEQGNVVNPFSSITSTAQITTVFQTAERTQLNIYLCPSDGRLSQVTNNAFTSYVGVTGNDEVEGSDADNGAFAPYVWSSGRVTPGAKMAKFTDGLSNTLMVGERPPASGLDWGWWPYTDSDTLLGYPNRETYTIGGCSGNELFRADVPSNPRAACHFWSLHTGGGNWLLGDGSVRFFTYSAGATTLIDMSSADRGEVVRE, from the coding sequence ATGTCCCCCAGGACTCGTTTGCGCCAAGCGTTCACACTTATTGAACTGCTCGTGGTGATTGCAATCATTGCGATTTTGATTGGCTTGCTGCTTCCCGCCGTCCAAAAAGTGCGCGAAGCGGCTGCCCGAATGAAATGCCAGAACAACCTCAAGCAAATCGGCTTGGCACTCCATGGCTATCATGATGCCATGAATGAGTTTCCTGCTCCGCGTCCGCTTAACCCGACGAATCGTCAAGCGGGCGGCTACACTGCGTATCAGTGGAATTTGCTCCCCGCCTCAACGGAATCGCTGGGCGGCTGGATGGTCCGAATTCTGCCGTATCTCGAGCAAGGCAACGTCGTGAATCCGTTCTCGTCGATTACCTCAACCGCTCAAATTACAACCGTTTTCCAAACCGCGGAACGAACGCAACTTAATATTTATCTGTGCCCGTCGGATGGCCGATTGAGCCAAGTCACCAACAATGCATTCACCAGTTATGTCGGTGTGACCGGGAACGATGAAGTGGAAGGCAGCGATGCCGATAATGGCGCGTTTGCTCCGTATGTTTGGTCCAGCGGCCGGGTGACTCCGGGTGCGAAGATGGCCAAGTTCACCGACGGCCTGAGCAATACGTTGATGGTTGGCGAACGTCCCCCTGCGTCGGGCTTGGATTGGGGCTGGTGGCCGTACACCGATTCGGACACGCTGTTGGGCTACCCCAACCGCGAAACCTACACCATTGGCGGCTGCTCCGGCAACGAGTTGTTCCGGGCGGATGTTCCCTCGAATCCACGAGCGGCATGCCATTTTTGGAGTCTGCACACCGGCGGGGGCAACTGGTTGCTGGGCGATGGCTCGGTGCGCTTCTTCACCTATTCCGCAGGGGCGACGACTCTGATCGATATGTCCAGCGCGGATCGTGGCGAAGTGGTTCGGGAATAA
- a CDS encoding phosphoadenylyl-sulfate reductase gives MSVSVMSAEAIAQANAALEGKSPQQILRWAVAEFHPHLMMATAFGAEGCCLMHMLAEIEPNVRIINLDTGYQFQETLELRERIKDRYGIAVEMVRPELSVEEYEREHGGPLYTHRPDQCCHDRKIIPLRKSIGDARAWISAIRKDQTNHRGAAEIVMWDKKFNLVKVNPLLGWGRSEVWKFIVDHNVPYNPLHDQNYPSIGCWPCTAPVGEGQDERAGRWAGTAKKECGLHVIEHKDGSGI, from the coding sequence ATGAGCGTTTCCGTGATGTCCGCTGAGGCCATTGCTCAGGCCAACGCCGCCCTGGAAGGTAAGTCCCCGCAACAAATCCTCCGCTGGGCTGTCGCCGAGTTCCATCCGCATTTGATGATGGCGACTGCATTCGGGGCTGAAGGCTGTTGTTTGATGCACATGTTGGCCGAAATTGAACCCAACGTGCGAATCATCAACCTCGACACGGGGTATCAATTCCAAGAAACGCTCGAATTGCGGGAACGAATCAAAGATCGTTACGGGATCGCCGTCGAGATGGTCCGACCCGAACTGAGCGTCGAAGAATACGAACGCGAACACGGCGGGCCGCTCTACACCCATCGCCCCGATCAATGCTGCCATGATCGCAAGATTATTCCCTTGCGAAAGTCGATTGGCGATGCCCGGGCGTGGATCAGCGCGATTCGCAAAGACCAAACCAATCATCGTGGTGCCGCCGAAATTGTCATGTGGGACAAGAAATTCAACCTCGTGAAGGTCAATCCGCTGCTGGGTTGGGGCCGGAGCGAAGTGTGGAAATTTATTGTGGACCATAATGTCCCGTATAACCCGCTGCACGATCAGAACTATCCCAGCATTGGTTGCTGGCCGTGTACCGCGCCGGTCGGGGAAGGCCAGGATGAGCGGGCCGGACGATGGGCGGGGACGGCGAAAAAAGAATGTGGCCTGCATGTGATCGAACACAAAGACGGCAGCGGGATCTAA
- a CDS encoding Hsp70 family protein, with the protein MPLFSIPVDSVYFQTGTLTHDHPIGEHLRPVRPFDMLPNFGVMVSWPRSMAWLRCEFAIQSPTTAGGVARDIPFESTREGLENLAKQHNVSLTQIAPGNFVGVNSFQAASLSRTSRVRVVLTVDTSHESFLALRPGWNSAQEQLVQSLTVLFFDAKTMGTLITQGNSIDLILRPAKSVQPFSGVVAIDLGNTSSVLAALDQHTAIHRTDSIRMLNADLPRGRLETNVEGTGSEVRLDRLISFEIPPSGMRRVPSLAGDDRPDALETVIGRAAISGSAGPIGGLILGAKRLLSGRDAEKFRKVQVEHDIQPSQQVTLEEVEIKNRLPAELLISKLLERFRQAALAWPGDLAITYPTTYTPHELNRVCQAVERAWLRMQGQAQSPPGMISLDPTDDRRMLADTLYQRLNYPPMDGDEPQASLISLKIDEASAAAFFFLYRIVFEAPGGLMRFRYLYPQGMNLLLYDCGGGTTDIALVSARSPVESPDLLKITVRGRSGIRGFGGDNITREVARLLKAKFQLEMGRLRGRAPRFNLPTKHVDPQVTLRLVQEFIQKANALDPGDELVPTKFDPNRLDANSLACRRQMNDLRRYAEDFKAHLSEKASHQLGKVSDKTNALIAAMVNPLPETQKAQALQVLANVTLHRWEIDALIHNDVEATVHKCNGLIRETLQAVEPPALEEEVHLVVASGNACRYPLIETMLREKLDVSFLEPHRPDEATAEVSVMGSGRFLLDPANLKGAVAKGAAMALMTMRSLRSVRIEFESNLSGCLPFDIGYRNLKTGTTTILYSEHDEYRNLRTERIPMVEATGYANGPPKGTPQTIRLERHFPGDDGFSSYLSFEFPRGIEGDLEVRYDPEMQTFRVRDLATGEDPEPMDQTDSTIQLPPLYRGDL; encoded by the coding sequence ATGCCCCTGTTTTCGATTCCCGTCGATTCGGTCTACTTTCAGACCGGAACGCTCACCCATGATCACCCCATTGGGGAGCATCTGCGACCGGTTCGGCCATTTGATATGCTGCCGAATTTCGGGGTGATGGTGTCTTGGCCGCGAAGCATGGCGTGGCTGCGCTGCGAGTTCGCCATTCAATCGCCGACAACCGCCGGCGGCGTGGCCCGAGATATTCCCTTTGAATCGACCCGCGAAGGGCTGGAAAATCTCGCCAAGCAGCACAACGTCTCGCTGACGCAGATTGCGCCGGGCAATTTCGTGGGGGTGAATTCCTTCCAGGCCGCGTCGCTATCACGCACCAGTCGCGTTCGTGTGGTGCTGACCGTCGATACCAGTCACGAAAGTTTTTTGGCGCTGCGTCCCGGCTGGAATAGCGCGCAAGAGCAATTGGTGCAAAGCCTTACGGTGCTGTTCTTTGATGCCAAAACCATGGGCACACTCATCACCCAAGGCAACAGCATCGATTTGATTCTTCGCCCCGCCAAAAGCGTGCAGCCGTTCAGCGGCGTGGTCGCCATCGACCTGGGCAACACCTCCAGCGTCTTAGCGGCATTGGATCAACACACAGCGATCCATCGCACCGATTCCATTCGCATGCTCAACGCCGATCTGCCACGGGGCCGACTGGAAACCAACGTCGAGGGCACCGGCTCGGAAGTGCGATTGGATCGACTGATTAGCTTCGAGATTCCGCCCTCTGGAATGCGTCGCGTGCCATCGCTCGCCGGGGATGATCGCCCCGACGCCTTGGAGACGGTGATTGGCCGCGCCGCCATTTCCGGCAGTGCCGGCCCGATTGGTGGGCTGATTCTGGGCGCAAAGCGGTTGCTCTCCGGCCGCGATGCCGAGAAATTCCGCAAAGTCCAGGTGGAACACGATATCCAACCCAGCCAACAGGTGACGTTGGAAGAGGTGGAAATCAAAAATCGCCTCCCGGCCGAACTGCTCATCAGCAAATTGCTGGAGCGATTCCGTCAGGCAGCACTGGCGTGGCCTGGCGACCTGGCGATCACCTACCCCACCACTTACACGCCGCACGAACTCAATCGCGTCTGTCAAGCGGTGGAGCGAGCGTGGCTGCGCATGCAAGGCCAAGCCCAATCGCCGCCGGGGATGATCTCGCTGGATCCCACCGATGACCGCCGCATGCTCGCCGATACGCTCTATCAACGGCTGAACTATCCGCCCATGGACGGGGACGAGCCGCAAGCCAGTCTGATTTCGTTGAAGATCGACGAAGCCTCGGCCGCCGCCTTCTTCTTCCTGTATCGCATTGTTTTTGAAGCGCCCGGCGGGTTGATGCGCTTCCGGTATCTCTATCCGCAGGGGATGAACCTGCTGCTCTACGATTGCGGCGGCGGCACCACCGACATCGCTCTGGTATCCGCACGATCGCCAGTTGAATCTCCCGATCTCTTGAAGATCACCGTTCGCGGTCGGTCGGGAATTCGCGGATTCGGCGGCGACAACATCACCCGCGAAGTCGCCCGGCTGCTGAAAGCGAAATTCCAACTGGAGATGGGCCGCCTCCGCGGTCGCGCCCCGCGATTCAACCTGCCCACCAAGCATGTCGATCCGCAGGTCACACTGCGATTGGTCCAAGAATTCATTCAGAAGGCCAATGCGCTCGACCCCGGCGATGAACTCGTGCCGACGAAGTTTGACCCGAATCGGCTCGATGCCAACTCGCTGGCCTGTCGTCGGCAGATGAACGATCTGCGCCGCTATGCCGAAGATTTCAAAGCGCATCTGAGCGAAAAAGCCTCGCATCAATTGGGCAAAGTCTCGGACAAGACCAATGCGCTGATCGCGGCGATGGTCAATCCCCTGCCCGAAACGCAGAAAGCCCAAGCGCTGCAAGTGCTTGCGAATGTCACGCTGCATCGCTGGGAAATCGATGCGTTGATTCACAACGATGTCGAAGCGACGGTTCACAAGTGCAACGGCCTGATCCGTGAGACGCTCCAAGCCGTCGAGCCACCCGCACTCGAAGAAGAAGTGCATCTGGTGGTAGCGTCGGGCAATGCCTGCCGTTACCCGTTAATTGAAACGATGTTGCGCGAAAAGTTGGATGTCAGCTTCCTGGAGCCCCACCGCCCAGACGAAGCCACCGCAGAGGTGTCCGTCATGGGCAGCGGTCGATTCCTGCTCGACCCGGCCAACCTGAAAGGTGCGGTCGCCAAAGGAGCGGCCATGGCACTGATGACCATGCGGTCGCTGCGATCGGTGCGGATTGAATTCGAGAGCAACCTGAGCGGCTGCCTGCCGTTCGACATCGGCTATCGCAACCTCAAGACCGGCACGACAACGATTCTCTATTCCGAACACGACGAATACCGCAACCTTCGCACCGAGCGCATCCCCATGGTGGAAGCCACCGGGTATGCCAATGGTCCGCCAAAGGGTACGCCCCAGACGATTCGTCTGGAGCGGCATTTTCCCGGCGATGATGGCTTTTCGTCGTATTTATCGTTTGAATTTCCTCGGGGCATCGAAGGCGATTTGGAAGTTCGGTACGATCCCGAAATGCAGACCTTCCGGGTGCGGGATTTGGCCACGGGTGAAGATCCGGAGCCAATGGACCAAACCGATTCCACGATCCAACTGCCCCCGTTGTATCGAGGCGATCTATGA